The genomic window CTTTGGGTCTTCGTGTGAAGAGAGAACAGCTGTATCATCCGCAAATGTGGCTATTGTAACCATCGGTGTAGTAGGAAGATCACTTGTGTACAACAAATACAGGATACGTCCGAGTACactgccctgtggtacccctgATTTTATGGCGTTCAGAGAAGAGTATTCTTGGTTTTGTCTGACAAGGAAGTGTCTATTGGTTAGGTATGATTTTAGTAACAGGAAGTGGGGGTATGGAAGTAGCTTCTTAATTTTGTAGAAGAGTCCAATATGCCAAACTTTATCAAATGCTTGTGACATATCAATAAATGCAGTagaacaataacatttttgttgGAAGTCATCGTTAATCTTGTTAACTATTCTATGTACTTGTTCGATAGTGCCATGTTTGTAtcggaatccaaattggtagTCTGGAATTAAGTGCATCATTTCTGTTATAGACTTCAGCTTTTTGACGTATATTTTCTAGAAAATTTTGGAGATAGTTGGTAGCAAGCTAATACGTCGATAAGAGGTAACTTCATCTTATTTTTTGCCTGGTTTAGGGATCATTATTATTTTTGCTAGTTTACAGATCTTTGGGTAGTACCCTAGTTTGAGGACGACATTGAAGATATATGTTAGTAATTTAAAGCATTTGGGTGTTGATTTCTGAAGCACTTTTCCTGTGATAAGATCATATCCTGGTGCTTTTTTAATGTCAAGTTCATTCATTATTATATTTCTGGTTTCActtactaaatttttttttataggcAGGTCCATTTGGAAGGGTGCATTAAGTGTTTCGTCTATTTCTTTATCTTCTGAATGCTGTTCTGGATCGCATGGATGGAATACTTTTTTTAAGTGTTCAGTAAAGACTTCTGATTTTTCTTTGTCATTTCTTGCCCACTTATTTCTGTTTCTAATTGGAGGATTAAATTGTTGAGGTTGTTTAAGCTTTTTTGTAGCCCTCCATAGTGCGTAGTCTGAGGCTTCCGTTGGGGTTAGAGATTCTAAATAATTcttaatgttttcatttttactgttCGATAATGTCTGTTTTAATTCTGTGGTAGCTCTGTtatattttcttctattttctaggGTTCCGTTTTTCATCCATTGTTTTCTCAATTTTCTCTTAATAGTTATTTTGTCTTTAATTGATGGGGTAGTTCGTCTGCTTCTCCTTCTCGGTATATAATTGGAGTTGCGTTCCATGCTGCTTGTTGAATTTTTGTCGTTAGGTCTTCTGTCGCGACGTCTATATCATTTTCTGTTTTAAGTGGTATATTTAGCGACATTAGGTTATCTAAATTGTTTCTGTATTCATCCCAATTGGTTTGTTTATTATATAATGTAGGGGCATTTTTAAGATCTTTGAATGTATTGTGATTATTATCGGGGAGTGATCGGAGGACGGGTCATCAGATGTGGTCACCTTGCATTTTTTAATATCTAGGCCTTTGATAGCTGCGAAGTCTAACAAGTCTGGAAGTTTattcgcaacaaattgcactcgacctctgaaattaatatagaatttcagagctcttgtgcaattactactgatatttcgatgaaataaatttattttgacataatatttaaaagtcagatcagtagaaaattacaatggttttgaatcgtcgtcatggaaaccaatatcgtcgtcgtggtaacccattatattgaaagtttggttttgacaaccttgccaaataaaattaatttgtgtattttcacttctaaataaaaattgatataactctatttttgtggcttttttccaaacgtacggccctagaaaaatattgttcctaactcatgcggaaagtgtcttccccgcacttgactgcttgcccgaactccgctatcgagtcgttcgggtcaacggcagtctcgtgcgtgaaagtatcactttccgcactagttaggaaaataactatatagCTCTTCTCAAAGCAATTTCAATTATTATTCCACGATGGAATGTAAAATTGTAAAGCCAACCGAAAATGTATGAATGGCAGCATTCCAATGGGGAATATAttggagataataaaaaaatgtttcagttaaaacattgAATGACTTCGAAGTTGTCCTTCTTCCTATTGAAATACTCTTTTATGGCACAAAGATTATGTAAAACATAAATGTTATGGGAAAATAGgtatttcatttaaataaaatataggatTGTTTGGAGAAAGGAACGAAAATGGAGATCGATAATATGATCTACAAGAAATAATACAACCAttttagcccgatcagggaacacaaaattttaagaaaacctccaaaaaataaagaaggatgaaaatttgagaatatgtagttgaaattttctattattatataagaaaaagtttacaattctacatcccctccattttacaaaaattgggaaatacggagtgaaaaatattttctcgggagtgaaaaaatatacgttcaaaataggcccggaattggataaaatgactaattctaagcaacttttgctctatagagttttttcactaacacaatacttttcgagttatttgcgagtaactatgttcatttttaacaaaaaaaaaacatgttttggactgtttttcgcatataactcaaaaagtaagtaatctagcgaaaaaaatattcctggttaaaatatagcttataaaaaattgaataaaatggtgtacgcgtgaggtctgcagacccagtagaagcagagttgtagctaatgaaaagtaggttcttcttcgttaaattccaaatcgattatttcaatgttttttctagcgaaaaaaatattcctagttaaaatatagcttataaaaaattgaataaaatggtgtacgcgtgaggtctgcagacccagtagaagcagagttgtagctaatgaaaagtaggttcttcttcgttaaattccaaatcgaatatttcaatgtgaaataaccaaaaaacagagcacttttcggagaaaattcatgaaaacttttttaaagtgtataagaaaggtttatttttgctttttaaaaaaacttctaacattaaaaataagtgagttacgctcataatattgttggtcccttttattttttggtacaaatatcgcgaaaatcacccccgaaaattaatcgttaccgcttcacaagttcctttacttatgtattatttatattatctataagtttcattggttcaaagtgctcactttaaaaaaattgggtttaaaataaaacatttttttaattaaaaaaaatggaattgttcatggaattaacttaaaaattattattaataccaaaaatcttaaagagtttaaaatcttaaaaatgtacgttttgcttttctgaatattttttcttttttgttttcttgttagacaaaaattggttatgctatggctgttcaaaatttgtctaaactcgtgattagttactcgttcaagccattttaactacagctttttcaaaaataagcactttgaaccgatgaatcttacaggtcatataaataatacatacgcaaagtaacttgtgaagtggtgatgataaaatttatttgtgatgctaataagagggtgattttcgcgattttattaccaaaaaataaaagggaccaacaatattttgagcctaactcacttacttttaatgttacaagtttttttaaaaaacaaaaataaaccttttttaaacactttaaaaaagttgaaatgaattttccccgaaaagtactTCGTTTTTggattatttcacattgaattattcgatttggaatttgatgaaaatgaacctacttttcattagctacaactctgcttttactgggtctacagacctcaagcatacaccatttttttttagtttttttatgctatatttttgctaagaatattttttcgctgaaatacttactttttgagttatctccgaaaaaccgtccaaaaacatgtttttttcggttaaaaatgaaaatattcacttgcaaataactctaaaagtattgacttagggaaaaaactctatagaacaaaagttgcttagaattagtcatgttatccaattccggacttattttaaacgtatatttttcactttagagaggggtattcccctccatttttgaaaAATGGGGGGGGGATGttaattgtaaactttttcttatatcataatagacaatttcaactacctattcccaaatttttatccttcctttattttttttgggggccagattgttctttgatcgggctatttaATCATACGAAAAAAGACCTAAAACgaacataataatataaaattaaagttaaagaAATGGCAATCATCAAAATTGGCAGGCATACAGTAGGAATAGATAAACAAACATACATTGTATCCGAATAATACAATTATTTCCGAATTACAAATTTACCATTTTTCAACACTTCGAAAAATGCATTTTCCTTGTTCAATAATGCAATTTTTATTTCGTCATTATcactttagttcacaaagtttcctaagGCTTTTATGAATCGAATGCAACAAGTTTCATCGAGATGAATGCTGCTAACAAAactaagtttttgtaaagtttcCAGAATTTTGGCCACTAGTGTAAATCAAGAACACGTGAATaaactacagtcatttgaaatgtggtgttatttCGGTACCCTTCGGCTTAAGGATATTTCAAGGCTTCATACATAAGGATATTTAAAATATCATGGATACAGAAGAAAACAAAAGcagaagtattgcgagaaatgggcaaagaatacgaaacAATAAACACAGTAAAAATAAAGAAGTTACAATATTTGACACACGTAATAAGGGGACAGCGATAAGAAATGCTAAgattgataatacagggaaagataagatgATAAAGGTATAGGAAGAAGgtcatggttgaaaaatttaagggactgCTTTAGTGGTAGATAAAGTTCCTACATGAAATATAGTGATGATGATTCAGAATAGTAAACATAAGTCGATATAAATCCAAAACGTTcgaaaattcataaaaatattgACCGGCGATGTAAATAAGAAGGGCATATTTTATATGAAAGCATTAGAAAGAGCAATATTGTATTAAACATCAACTCTACCAATTGTAATAATATGTACAGCACTTGAATCGACATAGATAGAAGAAACATTAGCAGATTTAAGGACAAAAGAGtagcccaaaaaaattaattcataTAATAATAGAACTTGTttttatacaataattataatttctCCTTTTTTAGCATATGTAACATTAAAACGCGTTTAATTACTTTTCACAACCACCACATATCATACTAATTGCATTCTGTAAACGATATTCCCACTTCTTCGTTTTTCATTTACCATCTTAAGGCATTACCATATTGACATGTGTCTAGGGCAGGTGTTTTTGAGCGGCACGCGCCACAAAACTCGAAACACCTTgtctatttgaaaatttattagttttttcttcACGTCATTCAGGTTTCAGCTGTTCTTTttgattttatctcaaaatagttattttttatatatttattttgttacCATATTGTGTAAGTAATAAAAGTGAATGATAATAATGACTTTTGAACATTAATAGGTATTTGCAAATGGTTAAAAAGTGTTTGtttgttaattattaataatttggAGATACAAGTCTACGTAATTTTAATCTCATaactattaaataattatttttgcccACAACCAAGTCCCAaaaatactttaattttttttattatttttaggatgCAGATTAGAAATAAAAAGCagtagatttaataaaattattttatttagatCAGTACAAAGTTCTTTGCAATATGCAGTATATCAAAAATAGTATATTTACAAACGTATTTCGCAAAAGAAAATACTCTTAACAAACTATCAACTTAACAGCGTAAAAGGACAATATTGAGTAcgtttttatcaaaaaaatatggaGCAATATTTTAGGTACCCATAACGCTAACAGTTCTGGAAtcgaataaaaattttattgcgTTTATCAACGAATTTTTTACCGTTTAACGAATATACTAAAATAGAACCTATGAACTATATTTtaaacaatatatacaattttatatacaAAAACAATGACTAGAAAAACATTTTATAAACTCTTGagattcttcaaaaatattgtaGAAAATATCACTCTGTTGGAATGAAGGCACTTAATTCCTGATTTGGAGCAAGTTTTTGATTAGATTTCACTGGCCAAGCAATTTCTGTaacaatagaaaaaatatatttagtaaaAAGTATTTTATAATGATCGAAATGAGTTAATATAATAAAGCTACAAGTGTCTGGCTATTGAAGGGGAAGAAAAAATTCGCgcttattttttcaataaaatttctcAGACAGTATTGTTCGGTAAGATCTTGTGTAAGGTCTCGTTTCTTAAGAAACTGGTATGTATTAAAGACCCCTGTCAAGACATTATGAAAAGGTTCAAGACACAAAAACGGTATTTTACTCCGGGGTAGGAAATGGGCATACTAAATCGGAGGGGAACTTTTATAATTCAGGTAGATATAGATTTAAAACAGGTATAAAGCACACTGCGCCAAGAAAGAAATATCAGAACGTGAGATTAGATACAGGCAATTTTACAATAAATGTATTCTTTCTTGAATAAATATTCTTATCAAGGTAGGAAGCTTATGTTTACTTATTACACTATAAATATATGCAAGAATAAGTTTAGTAACTTCACAGATAAATGTAAAATACACTGTGATATGGCCGTAACATATCAGGAATACTACAGACTCTAGAGAAAAGGAAATGAACCAAGTAAAACTCAGAACAATATACCTAATTAAGaatatttactttaattttgaCTATTAAAAATCGAAAAGCTCATAAGTTCTACGTTAAAGACAGAAGTATGTAATGTCAGAATGTAcatttattacaataattatagtatttacaattattgtaaatactatttacaatAAGTAATATACATTCTGACATTGTTTCTATCTGCAACTTAGAACTTACGCGATTTTCGATTATTAATCGTCAAAATTAAAGTAAACATTCATAATATTATTGTGATTGTGAAGTTGTAtattgtaaataaattttttattctgatagacaccttttattttattcctatttattttattaaatttacaatATACCTACAACCCCACAATAATATTATGaatatttacttttatttctattttattcctatttattttattaaaatagaaataaaagtaaatattCATAATATTATTGTTATGATTGTGGGGTTGTAGGTATATTGTAAGTACTGTTTAGTCTGATAGACAcctattaataaaataaataagaataaaaCGGATGCTtgacataattattgatttaacataaaaaaatattttgatatggATATGAACATGTTAAAATCTGAAAAACTAATGCTGAAAATGGTACTAACCTTATAGGACAGTGTTATTCTTGCTGCCAAGAAAATATCGCGTCTAGAAGTTCTTCGTCTTCTGGACTTTTCGGGTCGTAATTCTCGTAGTTTTCGGTCGAATGGTACAAAGCGTTCGTGTAGCTCTGAGTCGTCGAAAAAGATCCCTCTGAGCTATGGGAAGGTGTGGGTGATGCTGAAGCTTCTGAGCAAGCAGGGGTGGGTAGCAATACAGGATACGAAGAATAGATGTGGTTTGAATCTGGGCTGCTGGTGTAGTATCTGGTGTCACTAATTTGGTCTCCAGCTATAGAAGAGTTAGTTGTCATGTCGCTTTCGTGATCTTCGATCATTTGTTGTAACGATCGAATGTATTCTACTGCTAATCTGAGAGTTTCTACCTTGCTAAGTTTTTTGGAGGCGCCTCTGCCTTGTGAAGGTCCTTGTGGTGACAAAGTTTGTGCTACACTGGGTGGAATGTGCGATCGGAGGGTAGCAAAGCCATTATTCACCTGTTTTACACGGTTTCTTTCCCTTGCGTTCCTTCTAGCTACAGATGCAGGTTGCTGTGGAGGAGCACCGTAAGGCATGAATTGAATTTTTCTCTTACATCTCAAATCGTTGTTAGTAACAAGCACAGAAGTTCTTTCAGGAGCTGGAGCCAAAGGTCTCTTGCTGGCAATGGTATTTTTCGGCTGGGTCACGATGACACAATTTCCCTGAGCAGCGGAATGTTGAATTACGTTATACATTTTGTTCTGATGTCCTAGAGTCATAGTAAGCGCCATAAGTATCAACAAATTCACAACAACCGGAAGAGTTAATATAAAAGTTCAGTGTTAGTCAACAAGCGCGCGAGTGCGTAAGCCACAGGTCCGTTAAACACGTTATACTTGAGGTCTACGTAAAGAATGATTTGGTTGGAGCTTAACCTACGGTTTTCTATCCTACCGTCGGCAGCCCCCACCGCTATGAGATGCGCGCGCTATTTGGGGGTTGTACGCGTGCCATAAGACGTGAGACGCATGGCAAAGGTTGCCGAGAACCTCGGATAACTCCGTCTAGATTTCCTCtcttcacacagtgttgccaaagaATATGATATATATAATAAAGTCAGAAAAgtacatgtaaataaaaatgttcaAGTGTTTTGATTACAAATTAATTTTGAATGCGAAGGTATCtgctttttgaatttttaagtttaatatttatttacacagacaacaatatcgaagaagagttaaaagaccaaataattaaagccagtagaatggccggatgcctaaacgacacaatttggaaaaacaaacacctaagattggaaacaaaggcctgAAGTCAGTTATTACGCCAGTTATGACTTatacggccgaaacaagaccagatacaagcaaaacaggAAGAGATCTGGAAACCagcgaaatgaagatcttaagtagaattgctggaaaaggactacaggatagggtaagaagtgaggaaatcagacgcatttgtggggtagacaatataaatacctgggtaaagaacagaaaataagaCTGGAATGAGCACacaagcaggatgtctgaatcaaggatagtaagaatagccagggaaaagtcaccgttaggcaggacaAGTATAGGACACacaagaaaaagatggaatgacactTAGGGGcagaaaggcaccgttgaagagaaacaggcagtactgcctatataaaagaagaagaatatttattttatatattttcggTTCATATTctctttttaaataataattttttgagcAATTAGTTTATTATCTCATTCACAAACTCCTGACAGACTTTTTATGTGTCCCATACGATATGATTTCTGCTAAAATTACTATATGGTGCTTTTTGTGTTATATTACTCGGTCATATTTTTAATGCTGAAAGTTTCTTTTTCTTTTCTAATAGTTCAGTTTACatcatattttaattgcaaaactTTCAGGGAAATGTGATGAAGGAATAGTGAAAATTAATCACATGCTGTAAGTACCAAGATAGATAAAAATTGTTTAGTGAGAACAATCaagaattttcactagtaataccactagaggtcaaattatttccggaaatttttttgagatcatgaatattttgaaaattacccgagtcgcagacgagggaatttttctaaaaatattcatgatcaaaaaaaaatttccggatattaatttgacttcgcgtggtattcggtaagaaaattccacaccaaatttgcatttgaaaatccacagctgcatgaacagattaatagcgcgccatagctttgtcagcaattatttaggctttcaaattcgtaatttctactcattgtagttgcatgggaataccatttcaagatagaaaatagtatattcttcaattttacataagttttgagtaactacaagtgatagaaaatgaatcaaaacttaattatgtaaacaaataaaaaccagtctgtcaaaaatgttctgttattgtaaacgtcaaaaaatttccactataattcgctgttgggtaccccacgagcaaaaaatttccgataaaatacctccgttgccatggtgatctgtcaaaataacgtattttgatatgttcaaaattacaggtgtggaattttcagcAAAATGTATATTTGGTTTTTGCTCCAGTGTAGTGAATTTTAGCAATTCAGAGTATATTTAATACTCTggataaatattaaatattccttaatgtacttcttcttcttttcatgtgccatctccgcgacggaggtcggcaatcatcatagctatttgaactttagagacggctgctctgaaaatttaattttatgtttATCTGTACCATTTCCTCAAgttgcgcagccatgatattatacgtctccctatgcttctttttccttgaatctttccctgcttATCATTTGGAGCGAGTTGTACTTATCTCTTTCAACGTGTATATCCGAGATATTAAAATTTTCTggttttagttttattttatttaagatttctatttcctctttcacctttctcagaacctctttatTTTTGACCTGTTCCTTTAGCCTTTTCTGTTCTGATTTTGATGTCCTGGAAGTAAtaatttgtggagttgatcattgttccaagataagCATATTAATCTACAGTGTACCCGTTCTGTTCTACATTGGTTCCTTTTATGAGAAGATTCTTGTTATTTCTATGAGATTTCGATATTCCCATAGATTTTGTCTTTTTCACGTTCATTGTTAATATACgcttaaatatatttatacaaaatgaaataattttaaaacataaacATAGATATAAAAGTGGAGGGGGAAATATattataaaccaaaataaaaattcgGAAGAtgaaaaaaaatgagaaaatatgtatttttccatcataatttattattattttctaataAGACCACTAACAAAGAAAAGTTGAGATTAAGATAACCGTTCtaagacaaaaaagttagaaaaattaagagcctaggcgcaaaatttcggtcaaatgctttttaaatgcattcatttttttttcgaatcctgagaaaactgataactatttttgaaaaatttaaacgtagactGAAATAATACTTTCTTACCGAAGGTCGAAAGTCCCTAGAAAGTTATATAatgtttatgttaataacttagaggggtgaaaaaaaaaagagaaaatttagtgtgatccttaattttaaatatctcattcaaaggaaactttttgtttattctaagggactttcggccctcggtaataacgtaatctttcattctgcatttaaatttttcaaaaatacttattagttttctcaggattcgaaaaaaaggaatgcatttaaaatacattggtcTAAAATTTCGCGCCTATATCCTTAAAGAAAAAATTAGCTAAttgataaaactaataaaataaaattcattcaaatttccACTTATACCAATATGGCAGTATACCAAATTGGTAGACCAATGCTTTTCCTATTAAAGCTGTatatgatttattttattttgataatcaGATTCAAACCTtagttaataaattttaattgcTTGCCTCCCAAAACTGCGTATAAATAAACGTTCCTATCAATATTTCGTGTTCAGAAATTTCGAGAAGTCTA from Diabrotica virgifera virgifera chromosome 5, PGI_DIABVI_V3a includes these protein-coding regions:
- the LOC114330205 gene encoding achaete-scute homolog 1a codes for the protein MALTMTLGHQNKMYNVIQHSAAQGNCVIVTQPKNTIASKRPLAPAPERTSVLVTNNDLRCKRKIQFMPYGAPPQQPASVARRNARERNRVKQVNNGFATLRSHIPPSVAQTLSPQGPSQGRGASKKLSKVETLRLAVEYIRSLQQMIEDHESDMTTNSSIAGDQISDTRYYTSSPDSNHIYSSYPVLLPTPACSEASASPTPSHSSEGSFSTTQSYTNALYHSTENYENYDPKSPEDEELLDAIFSWQQE